A genomic window from Phyllopteryx taeniolatus isolate TA_2022b chromosome 2, UOR_Ptae_1.2, whole genome shotgun sequence includes:
- the LOC133467703 gene encoding immunoglobulin-like domain-containing receptor 2 isoform X1, producing the protein MTAKRMECIFHLDAMEYTHGVWRMFFIPKWWIWVACLAGLLPQQCCGVHVLVKDEKKYAVLFQSVVLPCQFNSVSTQTPIVQWVYKSYCRDRTRDSFSLSDSLSGGPGGAGHDIGKKASYLDCSDSSRTVRTVASVSGSSITLSEYYKNRDVSIINKADLRIAEVQWGDSGVYTCKVVIADDVVGQNEASVELLVLGFSGVPEDLLPDFELKIMPEWVFVAAVALGSLLFLLLVGVCWCQCCPHSCCCYVSCCCCPDTCCCPKHLYEAGKGIKTGTSTLQTPAYPPYFVSGVPAMVPIAPPSLVEQMSSVPHSDGSLLTAVPIHALGAPYRLPSPQDQDSLRVLQYVENQLAHFNPARSTSHQSCGVSELSSLHEGETTFRQTFRKVQKKALPPIPDGDPQPEPRRYRDNRSPEPQRFCDNPPSSPERYRQDPESEPRRCAEDSLLPRRYSDDPPSSSQSRRHIRDARQQNRSEENRHNRWNPRSEHLERKTYHTAGRTGSLDELEEFAATYKQRGRRQAENRDDEDDEPEHREFRRYPSYRHGPPQHRYDDPNELRDSGDHEDRPRRKKKHEHDISPLSSPKKGRGTWVNGRSASPPPIVTPSSTSSQDKDYDSAFLNSLLEHKAKLRGVNQGKRGARGEDDSDTPSKGSSKKSSGESGRHCSRSPSNRPDADSLALYSDTERSRNDRPSPRPLPARTRSPQPSAPSPLNRRGETRDKARKVQGTLLSRDSLIV; encoded by the exons ATGACCGCAAAGAGAATGGAGTGCATCTTCCACTTGGATGCAATGGAATACACCCATGGCGTCTGGAGGATGTTTTTCATACCGAAGTGGTGGATCTGGGTCGCTTGTTTGGCAG GTCTCCTCCCGCAGCAGTGTTGTGGAGTTCACGTGTTAGTAAAAGATGAGAAGAAGTACGCGGTGTTGTTCCAGTCGGTGGTGTTGCCGTGCCAGTTCAACAGCGTGTCCACCCAAACGCCGATCGTGCAGTGGGTCTACAAGTCGTACTGCCGGGACCGCACGAGGGATTCTTTCAGCCTTTCCGACAGCCTGAGCGGAGGGCCGGGAGGAGCGGGTCACGACATCGGGAAGAAAGCCAGCTACCTCGACTGCTCCGACAGCAGCCGCACGGTGCGAACCGTGGCCTCCGTCTCCGGATCCTCCATCACTCTGTCGGAGTACTACAAGAACAGAGATGTTTCCATCATCAACA AGGCAGACCTGCGCATCGCAGAGGTCCAGTGGGGAGACAGTGGAGTGTACACATGCAAAGTGGTTATAGCTGATGATGTGGTCGGACAGAATGAAGCCTCTGTGGAGCTGTTGGTTCTGG GTTTCTCAGGTGTGCCTGAAGATTTGCTTCCTGACTTTGAATTGAAGATTATGCCAG AGTGGGTTTTTGTGGCTGCTGTGGCATTGGGCAGTTTGTTATTCCTTCTGTTGGTTGGCGTGTGTTGGTGTCAGTGTTGTCCTCACTCCTGCTGCTGCTAcgtgagctgctgctgctgcccggACACATGCTGCTGCCCCAAGCATT TGTACGAGGCAGGTAAAGGTATAAAGACGGGAACCTCCACCCTGCAGACACCCGCGTACCCGCCATACTTTGTTTCTGGCGTACCAGCAATGGTACCCATTGCTCCCCCGTCCCTGGTGGAACAGATGTCATCTGTCCCCCATTCAGATGGTAGTCTACTCACAGCGG TTCCAATACATGCTTTAGGTGCTCCCTACCGCTTGCCGTCACCTCAGGACCAGGACTCTCTCAGGGTTCTACAGTATGTAGAGAACCAACTGGCTCACTTCAACCCTGCCAGGTCCACCAGCCACCAGT CCTGTGGCGTGTCCGAACTGAGTTCCCTCCACGAGGGAGAAACCACTTTTCGCCAGACATTTCGAAAGGTCCAGAAGAAAGCACTTCCGCCCATTCCGGATGGCGATCCTCAACCCGAACCGAGACGATACCGGGACAACCGCAGCCCGGAGCCGCAGCGCTTCTGTGACAACCCCCCTTCTTCACCAGAGCGTTATCGCCAGGACCCTGAGTCGGAACCCCGTCGCTGTGCGGAGGACTCCCTCCTGCCACGCCGCTACAGTGACGACCCTCCTTCCTCTTCCCAGTCTCGAAGGCACATACGTGATGCACGGCAACAGAACCGCAGTGAAGAGAACCGCCACAACAG GTGGAACCCTCGATCGGAACATCTGGAAAGAAAAACCTACCACACTGCGGGACGGACTGGCTCACTGGATGAACTGGAAGAGTTCGCTGCTACCTACAAGCAAAGAGGACGCAGACAGGCAGAGAACAGGGACGACGAAGACGATGAGCCAGAGCATCGGGAGTTCAGACGATATCCTTCATATCGGCACGGTCCGCCGCAGCACCGCTACGACGATCCCAACGAGCTCAGAGACAGCGGTGACCATGAAGACCGACccagaagaaagaagaaacatgAACATGACATAAGTCCACTCTCATCCCCTAAAAAGGGGCGGGGCACCTGGGTAAATGGGCGTTCTGCCTCACCCCCTCCCATTGTGACTCCATCATCAACTTCTTCTCAAGATAAAGACTATGACAGCGCATTCCTGAACAGCCTTTTGGAGCATAAAGCTAAGTTACGAGGAGTCAACCAGGGGAAGCGGGGCGCCCGGGGAGAGGACGATTCAGACACACCCTCGAAGGGAAGCTCGAAAAAGAGCAGTGGGGAGTCCGGCCGGCACTGTAGCAGGTCACCTAGCAACAGGCCTGACGCTGATTCACTGGCCCTTTACTCTGATACAGAGCGAAGCCGCAATGACAGGCCCTCTCCGCGGCCACTCCCAGCACGCACCCGCTCTCCACAACCTTCCGCTCCTTCCCCGCTCAATCGCCGCGGGGAGACCAGAGACAAGGCTCGCAAAGTG CAGGGGACTCTTCTCAGCCGGGATTCCCTTATCGTGTGA
- the LOC133467703 gene encoding immunoglobulin-like domain-containing receptor 2 isoform X2, with protein sequence MTAKRMECIFHLDAMEYTHGVWRMFFIPKWWIWVACLAGLLPQQCCGVHVLVKDEKKYAVLFQSVVLPCQFNSVSTQTPIVQWVYKSYCRDRTRDSFSLSDSLSGGPGGAGHDIGKKASYLDCSDSSRTVRTVASVSGSSITLSEYYKNRDVSIINKADLRIAEVQWGDSGVYTCKVVIADDVVGQNEASVELLVLGFSGVPEDLLPDFELKIMPEWVFVAAVALGSLLFLLLVGVCWCQCCPHSCCCYVSCCCCPDTCCCPKHLYEAGKGIKTGTSTLQTPAYPPYFVSGVPAMVPIAPPSLVEQMSSVPHSDGSLLTAGAPYRLPSPQDQDSLRVLQYVENQLAHFNPARSTSHQSCGVSELSSLHEGETTFRQTFRKVQKKALPPIPDGDPQPEPRRYRDNRSPEPQRFCDNPPSSPERYRQDPESEPRRCAEDSLLPRRYSDDPPSSSQSRRHIRDARQQNRSEENRHNRWNPRSEHLERKTYHTAGRTGSLDELEEFAATYKQRGRRQAENRDDEDDEPEHREFRRYPSYRHGPPQHRYDDPNELRDSGDHEDRPRRKKKHEHDISPLSSPKKGRGTWVNGRSASPPPIVTPSSTSSQDKDYDSAFLNSLLEHKAKLRGVNQGKRGARGEDDSDTPSKGSSKKSSGESGRHCSRSPSNRPDADSLALYSDTERSRNDRPSPRPLPARTRSPQPSAPSPLNRRGETRDKARKVQGTLLSRDSLIV encoded by the exons ATGACCGCAAAGAGAATGGAGTGCATCTTCCACTTGGATGCAATGGAATACACCCATGGCGTCTGGAGGATGTTTTTCATACCGAAGTGGTGGATCTGGGTCGCTTGTTTGGCAG GTCTCCTCCCGCAGCAGTGTTGTGGAGTTCACGTGTTAGTAAAAGATGAGAAGAAGTACGCGGTGTTGTTCCAGTCGGTGGTGTTGCCGTGCCAGTTCAACAGCGTGTCCACCCAAACGCCGATCGTGCAGTGGGTCTACAAGTCGTACTGCCGGGACCGCACGAGGGATTCTTTCAGCCTTTCCGACAGCCTGAGCGGAGGGCCGGGAGGAGCGGGTCACGACATCGGGAAGAAAGCCAGCTACCTCGACTGCTCCGACAGCAGCCGCACGGTGCGAACCGTGGCCTCCGTCTCCGGATCCTCCATCACTCTGTCGGAGTACTACAAGAACAGAGATGTTTCCATCATCAACA AGGCAGACCTGCGCATCGCAGAGGTCCAGTGGGGAGACAGTGGAGTGTACACATGCAAAGTGGTTATAGCTGATGATGTGGTCGGACAGAATGAAGCCTCTGTGGAGCTGTTGGTTCTGG GTTTCTCAGGTGTGCCTGAAGATTTGCTTCCTGACTTTGAATTGAAGATTATGCCAG AGTGGGTTTTTGTGGCTGCTGTGGCATTGGGCAGTTTGTTATTCCTTCTGTTGGTTGGCGTGTGTTGGTGTCAGTGTTGTCCTCACTCCTGCTGCTGCTAcgtgagctgctgctgctgcccggACACATGCTGCTGCCCCAAGCATT TGTACGAGGCAGGTAAAGGTATAAAGACGGGAACCTCCACCCTGCAGACACCCGCGTACCCGCCATACTTTGTTTCTGGCGTACCAGCAATGGTACCCATTGCTCCCCCGTCCCTGGTGGAACAGATGTCATCTGTCCCCCATTCAGATGGTAGTCTACTCACAGCGG GTGCTCCCTACCGCTTGCCGTCACCTCAGGACCAGGACTCTCTCAGGGTTCTACAGTATGTAGAGAACCAACTGGCTCACTTCAACCCTGCCAGGTCCACCAGCCACCAGT CCTGTGGCGTGTCCGAACTGAGTTCCCTCCACGAGGGAGAAACCACTTTTCGCCAGACATTTCGAAAGGTCCAGAAGAAAGCACTTCCGCCCATTCCGGATGGCGATCCTCAACCCGAACCGAGACGATACCGGGACAACCGCAGCCCGGAGCCGCAGCGCTTCTGTGACAACCCCCCTTCTTCACCAGAGCGTTATCGCCAGGACCCTGAGTCGGAACCCCGTCGCTGTGCGGAGGACTCCCTCCTGCCACGCCGCTACAGTGACGACCCTCCTTCCTCTTCCCAGTCTCGAAGGCACATACGTGATGCACGGCAACAGAACCGCAGTGAAGAGAACCGCCACAACAG GTGGAACCCTCGATCGGAACATCTGGAAAGAAAAACCTACCACACTGCGGGACGGACTGGCTCACTGGATGAACTGGAAGAGTTCGCTGCTACCTACAAGCAAAGAGGACGCAGACAGGCAGAGAACAGGGACGACGAAGACGATGAGCCAGAGCATCGGGAGTTCAGACGATATCCTTCATATCGGCACGGTCCGCCGCAGCACCGCTACGACGATCCCAACGAGCTCAGAGACAGCGGTGACCATGAAGACCGACccagaagaaagaagaaacatgAACATGACATAAGTCCACTCTCATCCCCTAAAAAGGGGCGGGGCACCTGGGTAAATGGGCGTTCTGCCTCACCCCCTCCCATTGTGACTCCATCATCAACTTCTTCTCAAGATAAAGACTATGACAGCGCATTCCTGAACAGCCTTTTGGAGCATAAAGCTAAGTTACGAGGAGTCAACCAGGGGAAGCGGGGCGCCCGGGGAGAGGACGATTCAGACACACCCTCGAAGGGAAGCTCGAAAAAGAGCAGTGGGGAGTCCGGCCGGCACTGTAGCAGGTCACCTAGCAACAGGCCTGACGCTGATTCACTGGCCCTTTACTCTGATACAGAGCGAAGCCGCAATGACAGGCCCTCTCCGCGGCCACTCCCAGCACGCACCCGCTCTCCACAACCTTCCGCTCCTTCCCCGCTCAATCGCCGCGGGGAGACCAGAGACAAGGCTCGCAAAGTG CAGGGGACTCTTCTCAGCCGGGATTCCCTTATCGTGTGA
- the LOC133467703 gene encoding immunoglobulin-like domain-containing receptor 2 isoform X3, protein MTAKRMECIFHLDAMEYTHGVWRMFFIPKWWIWVACLAGLLPQQCCGVHVLVKDEKKYAVLFQSVVLPCQFNSVSTQTPIVQWVYKSYCRDRTRDSFSLSDSLSGGPGGAGHDIGKKASYLDCSDSSRTVRTVASVSGSSITLSEYYKNRDVSIINKADLRIAEVQWGDSGVYTCKVVIADDVVGQNEASVELLVLEWVFVAAVALGSLLFLLLVGVCWCQCCPHSCCCYVSCCCCPDTCCCPKHLYEAGKGIKTGTSTLQTPAYPPYFVSGVPAMVPIAPPSLVEQMSSVPHSDGSLLTAVPIHALGAPYRLPSPQDQDSLRVLQYVENQLAHFNPARSTSHQSCGVSELSSLHEGETTFRQTFRKVQKKALPPIPDGDPQPEPRRYRDNRSPEPQRFCDNPPSSPERYRQDPESEPRRCAEDSLLPRRYSDDPPSSSQSRRHIRDARQQNRSEENRHNRWNPRSEHLERKTYHTAGRTGSLDELEEFAATYKQRGRRQAENRDDEDDEPEHREFRRYPSYRHGPPQHRYDDPNELRDSGDHEDRPRRKKKHEHDISPLSSPKKGRGTWVNGRSASPPPIVTPSSTSSQDKDYDSAFLNSLLEHKAKLRGVNQGKRGARGEDDSDTPSKGSSKKSSGESGRHCSRSPSNRPDADSLALYSDTERSRNDRPSPRPLPARTRSPQPSAPSPLNRRGETRDKARKVQGTLLSRDSLIV, encoded by the exons ATGACCGCAAAGAGAATGGAGTGCATCTTCCACTTGGATGCAATGGAATACACCCATGGCGTCTGGAGGATGTTTTTCATACCGAAGTGGTGGATCTGGGTCGCTTGTTTGGCAG GTCTCCTCCCGCAGCAGTGTTGTGGAGTTCACGTGTTAGTAAAAGATGAGAAGAAGTACGCGGTGTTGTTCCAGTCGGTGGTGTTGCCGTGCCAGTTCAACAGCGTGTCCACCCAAACGCCGATCGTGCAGTGGGTCTACAAGTCGTACTGCCGGGACCGCACGAGGGATTCTTTCAGCCTTTCCGACAGCCTGAGCGGAGGGCCGGGAGGAGCGGGTCACGACATCGGGAAGAAAGCCAGCTACCTCGACTGCTCCGACAGCAGCCGCACGGTGCGAACCGTGGCCTCCGTCTCCGGATCCTCCATCACTCTGTCGGAGTACTACAAGAACAGAGATGTTTCCATCATCAACA AGGCAGACCTGCGCATCGCAGAGGTCCAGTGGGGAGACAGTGGAGTGTACACATGCAAAGTGGTTATAGCTGATGATGTGGTCGGACAGAATGAAGCCTCTGTGGAGCTGTTGGTTCTGG AGTGGGTTTTTGTGGCTGCTGTGGCATTGGGCAGTTTGTTATTCCTTCTGTTGGTTGGCGTGTGTTGGTGTCAGTGTTGTCCTCACTCCTGCTGCTGCTAcgtgagctgctgctgctgcccggACACATGCTGCTGCCCCAAGCATT TGTACGAGGCAGGTAAAGGTATAAAGACGGGAACCTCCACCCTGCAGACACCCGCGTACCCGCCATACTTTGTTTCTGGCGTACCAGCAATGGTACCCATTGCTCCCCCGTCCCTGGTGGAACAGATGTCATCTGTCCCCCATTCAGATGGTAGTCTACTCACAGCGG TTCCAATACATGCTTTAGGTGCTCCCTACCGCTTGCCGTCACCTCAGGACCAGGACTCTCTCAGGGTTCTACAGTATGTAGAGAACCAACTGGCTCACTTCAACCCTGCCAGGTCCACCAGCCACCAGT CCTGTGGCGTGTCCGAACTGAGTTCCCTCCACGAGGGAGAAACCACTTTTCGCCAGACATTTCGAAAGGTCCAGAAGAAAGCACTTCCGCCCATTCCGGATGGCGATCCTCAACCCGAACCGAGACGATACCGGGACAACCGCAGCCCGGAGCCGCAGCGCTTCTGTGACAACCCCCCTTCTTCACCAGAGCGTTATCGCCAGGACCCTGAGTCGGAACCCCGTCGCTGTGCGGAGGACTCCCTCCTGCCACGCCGCTACAGTGACGACCCTCCTTCCTCTTCCCAGTCTCGAAGGCACATACGTGATGCACGGCAACAGAACCGCAGTGAAGAGAACCGCCACAACAG GTGGAACCCTCGATCGGAACATCTGGAAAGAAAAACCTACCACACTGCGGGACGGACTGGCTCACTGGATGAACTGGAAGAGTTCGCTGCTACCTACAAGCAAAGAGGACGCAGACAGGCAGAGAACAGGGACGACGAAGACGATGAGCCAGAGCATCGGGAGTTCAGACGATATCCTTCATATCGGCACGGTCCGCCGCAGCACCGCTACGACGATCCCAACGAGCTCAGAGACAGCGGTGACCATGAAGACCGACccagaagaaagaagaaacatgAACATGACATAAGTCCACTCTCATCCCCTAAAAAGGGGCGGGGCACCTGGGTAAATGGGCGTTCTGCCTCACCCCCTCCCATTGTGACTCCATCATCAACTTCTTCTCAAGATAAAGACTATGACAGCGCATTCCTGAACAGCCTTTTGGAGCATAAAGCTAAGTTACGAGGAGTCAACCAGGGGAAGCGGGGCGCCCGGGGAGAGGACGATTCAGACACACCCTCGAAGGGAAGCTCGAAAAAGAGCAGTGGGGAGTCCGGCCGGCACTGTAGCAGGTCACCTAGCAACAGGCCTGACGCTGATTCACTGGCCCTTTACTCTGATACAGAGCGAAGCCGCAATGACAGGCCCTCTCCGCGGCCACTCCCAGCACGCACCCGCTCTCCACAACCTTCCGCTCCTTCCCCGCTCAATCGCCGCGGGGAGACCAGAGACAAGGCTCGCAAAGTG CAGGGGACTCTTCTCAGCCGGGATTCCCTTATCGTGTGA
- the LOC133467703 gene encoding immunoglobulin-like domain-containing receptor 2 isoform X4, with protein MTAKRMECIFHLDAMEYTHGVWRMFFIPKWWIWVACLAGLLPQQCCGVHVLVKDEKKYAVLFQSVVLPCQFNSVSTQTPIVQWVYKSYCRDRTRDSFSLSDSLSGGPGGAGHDIGKKASYLDCSDSSRTVRTVASVSGSSITLSEYYKNRDVSIINKADLRIAEVQWGDSGVYTCKVVIADDVVGQNEASVELLVLGFSGVPEDLLPDFELKIMPEWVFVAAVALGSLLFLLLVGVCWCQCCPHSCCCYVSCCCCPDTCCCPKHLYEAGKGIKTGTSTLQTPAYPPYFVSGVPAMVPIAPPSLVEQMSSVPHSDGSLLTAACGVSELSSLHEGETTFRQTFRKVQKKALPPIPDGDPQPEPRRYRDNRSPEPQRFCDNPPSSPERYRQDPESEPRRCAEDSLLPRRYSDDPPSSSQSRRHIRDARQQNRSEENRHNRWNPRSEHLERKTYHTAGRTGSLDELEEFAATYKQRGRRQAENRDDEDDEPEHREFRRYPSYRHGPPQHRYDDPNELRDSGDHEDRPRRKKKHEHDISPLSSPKKGRGTWVNGRSASPPPIVTPSSTSSQDKDYDSAFLNSLLEHKAKLRGVNQGKRGARGEDDSDTPSKGSSKKSSGESGRHCSRSPSNRPDADSLALYSDTERSRNDRPSPRPLPARTRSPQPSAPSPLNRRGETRDKARKVQGTLLSRDSLIV; from the exons ATGACCGCAAAGAGAATGGAGTGCATCTTCCACTTGGATGCAATGGAATACACCCATGGCGTCTGGAGGATGTTTTTCATACCGAAGTGGTGGATCTGGGTCGCTTGTTTGGCAG GTCTCCTCCCGCAGCAGTGTTGTGGAGTTCACGTGTTAGTAAAAGATGAGAAGAAGTACGCGGTGTTGTTCCAGTCGGTGGTGTTGCCGTGCCAGTTCAACAGCGTGTCCACCCAAACGCCGATCGTGCAGTGGGTCTACAAGTCGTACTGCCGGGACCGCACGAGGGATTCTTTCAGCCTTTCCGACAGCCTGAGCGGAGGGCCGGGAGGAGCGGGTCACGACATCGGGAAGAAAGCCAGCTACCTCGACTGCTCCGACAGCAGCCGCACGGTGCGAACCGTGGCCTCCGTCTCCGGATCCTCCATCACTCTGTCGGAGTACTACAAGAACAGAGATGTTTCCATCATCAACA AGGCAGACCTGCGCATCGCAGAGGTCCAGTGGGGAGACAGTGGAGTGTACACATGCAAAGTGGTTATAGCTGATGATGTGGTCGGACAGAATGAAGCCTCTGTGGAGCTGTTGGTTCTGG GTTTCTCAGGTGTGCCTGAAGATTTGCTTCCTGACTTTGAATTGAAGATTATGCCAG AGTGGGTTTTTGTGGCTGCTGTGGCATTGGGCAGTTTGTTATTCCTTCTGTTGGTTGGCGTGTGTTGGTGTCAGTGTTGTCCTCACTCCTGCTGCTGCTAcgtgagctgctgctgctgcccggACACATGCTGCTGCCCCAAGCATT TGTACGAGGCAGGTAAAGGTATAAAGACGGGAACCTCCACCCTGCAGACACCCGCGTACCCGCCATACTTTGTTTCTGGCGTACCAGCAATGGTACCCATTGCTCCCCCGTCCCTGGTGGAACAGATGTCATCTGTCCCCCATTCAGATGGTAGTCTACTCACAGCGG CCTGTGGCGTGTCCGAACTGAGTTCCCTCCACGAGGGAGAAACCACTTTTCGCCAGACATTTCGAAAGGTCCAGAAGAAAGCACTTCCGCCCATTCCGGATGGCGATCCTCAACCCGAACCGAGACGATACCGGGACAACCGCAGCCCGGAGCCGCAGCGCTTCTGTGACAACCCCCCTTCTTCACCAGAGCGTTATCGCCAGGACCCTGAGTCGGAACCCCGTCGCTGTGCGGAGGACTCCCTCCTGCCACGCCGCTACAGTGACGACCCTCCTTCCTCTTCCCAGTCTCGAAGGCACATACGTGATGCACGGCAACAGAACCGCAGTGAAGAGAACCGCCACAACAG GTGGAACCCTCGATCGGAACATCTGGAAAGAAAAACCTACCACACTGCGGGACGGACTGGCTCACTGGATGAACTGGAAGAGTTCGCTGCTACCTACAAGCAAAGAGGACGCAGACAGGCAGAGAACAGGGACGACGAAGACGATGAGCCAGAGCATCGGGAGTTCAGACGATATCCTTCATATCGGCACGGTCCGCCGCAGCACCGCTACGACGATCCCAACGAGCTCAGAGACAGCGGTGACCATGAAGACCGACccagaagaaagaagaaacatgAACATGACATAAGTCCACTCTCATCCCCTAAAAAGGGGCGGGGCACCTGGGTAAATGGGCGTTCTGCCTCACCCCCTCCCATTGTGACTCCATCATCAACTTCTTCTCAAGATAAAGACTATGACAGCGCATTCCTGAACAGCCTTTTGGAGCATAAAGCTAAGTTACGAGGAGTCAACCAGGGGAAGCGGGGCGCCCGGGGAGAGGACGATTCAGACACACCCTCGAAGGGAAGCTCGAAAAAGAGCAGTGGGGAGTCCGGCCGGCACTGTAGCAGGTCACCTAGCAACAGGCCTGACGCTGATTCACTGGCCCTTTACTCTGATACAGAGCGAAGCCGCAATGACAGGCCCTCTCCGCGGCCACTCCCAGCACGCACCCGCTCTCCACAACCTTCCGCTCCTTCCCCGCTCAATCGCCGCGGGGAGACCAGAGACAAGGCTCGCAAAGTG CAGGGGACTCTTCTCAGCCGGGATTCCCTTATCGTGTGA